One Phaseolus vulgaris cultivar G19833 chromosome 11, P. vulgaris v2.0, whole genome shotgun sequence genomic window carries:
- the LOC137829127 gene encoding probable BOI-related E3 ubiquitin-protein ligase 2, whose protein sequence is MIGAEIMAIQAQWYPNNSASPFWNNGHCAAAGFMDSGISFQHKHQQQQQLAEQHLGELCNGTQGTVDPNIRACSSEVLNSPMFAIQFEKQWEEIDQYIKSEDEKLRYMIKEHGKQQVIALLKKLETRSVHVLRGKDEEIAQAMKRRVELEEYLRRLEAENSRWQRLAQEKENMALSLYKTLEEMTESGNFLNNGAVANDAVSCCGETGGIEETEEEAMAEKGLECGGVNELEQITRRGGVMLCKSCHSRRSCFLFLPCRHLSSCKVCNTFLEACPVCSTPKKATIELRL, encoded by the exons ATGATTGGTGCTGAGATTATGGCTATTCAAGCACAGTGGTATCCAAATAATTCTGCTTCTCCATTCTGGAACAATGGTCATTGTGCTGCTGCTGGCTTCATGGACTCTGGCATCAGTTTTCAGCATAaacatcaacaacaacaacagcTAGCAGAACAGCATTTGGGAGAGTTGTGCAATGGGACTCAGGGAACTGTTGATCCAAATATCCGTGCCTGCAGTTCAGAAGTGTTGAATTCTCCTATGTTTGCTATTCAGTTTGAGAAACAATGGGAAGAGATTGATCAGTATATCAAATCTGAG GATGAAAAATTGAGATATATGATAAAAGAGCATGGGAAACAACAGGTGATAGCATTATTGAAAAAACTGGAAACTCGTTCAGTTCATGTGCTGAggggaaaagatgaagaaattgCACAAGCCATGAAGAGAAGGGTAGAGTTAGAAGAGTATTTAAGAAGGTTAGAGGCGGAAAACAGCAGGTGGCAGAGGTTGGCTCAGGAGAAGGAAAACATGGCATTGTCCCTCTACAAAACTCTGGAAGAAATGACAGAAAGTGGCAATTTTTTGAACAATGGGGCAGTGGCAAATGATGCAGTGTCCTGTTGTGGCGAAACTGGAGGAATAGAAGAGACGGAAGAGGAAGCAATGGCAGAAAAAGGTTTAGAATGTGGTGGGGTGAATGAACTTGAACAGATTACGAGAAGAGGAGGAGTAATGCTTTGTAAAAGCTGTCATTCTAGGAGGTCGTGCTTTCTGTTTCTCCCATGCAGGCACCTTTCTTCCTGCAAAGTTTGTAACACTTTCCTCGAGGCTTGTCCAGTTTGCAGTACACCAAAGAAGGCTACCATTGAGTTGAGACTTTGA
- the LOC137825349 gene encoding probable CDP-diacylglycerol--inositol 3-phosphatidyltransferase 2, which yields MAKKPGQRSSKLSVYLYIPNIIGYIRVLLNCFAFSQCLTNKILFSFLYFLSFVCDAVDGWCARKFNQVSTFGAVLDMVTDRISTACLLVVLSQLYKPGLIFLSLLALDIASHWLQMYSTFLTGKASHKDVKDSSNWLFRAYYGNRMFMAYCCVSCEVIYLILFYLAENQTEKLVDVLSNNLQKISLLSLLIGTSLFGWAVKQIINVIQMKTAADACVLYDIDKKHKN from the exons ATGGCCAAGAAACCAGGACAAAGATCCAGTAAATTATCTGTGTACCTTTACATTCCTAATATAATAG GATACATCCGGGTTCTTTTAAACTGTTTTGCCTTCTCCCAATgtttaacaaacaaaatattgttctcttttctctattttttgaG CTTTGTTTGTGATGCTGTCGATGGCTGGTGTGCCCGCAAATTCAATCAAG TGTCAACCTTTGGGGCTGTGCTGGACATGGTAACTGACAG AATTAGCACTGCTTGTCTACTTGTTGTCCTTTCCCAACTGTACAA GCCCGGCCTTATCTTCTTGTCATTGCTTGCTCTAGACATTGCCAGCCACTGGCTGCAAATGTACAG TACTTTCTTGACGGGGAAGGCTAGTCATAAAGATGTAAAAGACAGTAGCAACTGGCTTTTCAGGGCATACTATGGGAATAGGATGTTTATGGCTTACTGTTGTGTCTCATGTGAG GTTATTTACTTAATCCTGTTTTATCTTGCGGAGAATCAAACAGAGAAATTGGTGGAT gttttatcaaataatttgcaAAAGATATCATTACTTTCTCTCCTAATTGGTACTAGTTTATTTGGATGGGCAgtcaaacaaattataaatgttattcAG ATGAAGACAGCAGCAGATGCGTGTGTGCTTTATGACATTGACAAAAAACATAAGAACTGA
- the LOC137819537 gene encoding chloroplast protein FOR GROWTH AND FERTILITY 2-like, which yields MAMDRLLSSSPLHTNLKPFTRFSPRFNLFSSKPSSFTSISCYHENASSPLSSSVPKTLLPIITSQPIRAQTSTPQSQPLNQITTGNNFQKPKAIITARTFAVLSALVLLLIQPAFAPAAFATFQSAAKTGGPAAAAVGGKLIRTELLSSAWTGFFAGCLHTLSGPDHLAALAPLSIGRSRMESAAVGALWGCGHDAGQVIFGLIFLLLKDRLHIEIIRTWGTRVVGLTLLVIGAMGIKEASEVPAPCVALENGECDVGGVYESRDSNPVVGKKKIGFATFATGIVHGLQPDALMMVLPALALPSRVAGAAFLIMFLFGTVVAMGSYTVFIGSCSEALKDRIPRITEKLTWASSLVAIALGFAIIISQFFGFSLY from the exons ATGGCCATGGATAGGCTTCTATCCTCTTCTCCTCTTCACACCAATCTCAAGCCCTTTACACGATTTTCTCCAAGGTTCAATCTTTTCTCCTCAAAGCCTTCTTCCTTCACCTCAATTTCTTGCTACCATGAAAACGCATCATCTCCGTTGTCGTCTTCTGTTCCAAAAACCCTACTTCCCATTATCACTTCTCAACCCATTCGTGCTCAAACCTCCACACCCCAATCCCAACCCCTCAATCAGATCACCACTGGGAATAATTTCCAAAAACCAAAG GCAATAATAACAGCTCGGACATTTGCAGTACTGTCTGCTCTTGTTTTGCTCTTAATCCAGCCGGCTTTTGCACCGGCAGCTTTTGCGACTTTTCAAAGTGCTGCCAAGACTGGTGGCCCTGCCGCTGCTGCAGTTGGTGGAAAACTTATCCGCACTGAGCTTCTAAGCAGTGCTTGGACTGGTTTCTTTGCTGGTTGCTTGCACACACTATCAGGGCCTGATCACCTTGCAGCTTTGGCTCCACTGTCAATAGGCCGGTCACGGATGGAGAGTGCTGCTGTTGGAGCCCTTTGGGGCTGTGGCCATGATGCTGGTCAAGTGATCTTTGGCTTAATATTTTTGCTCCTAAAGGATCGACTTCACATTGAAATTATCCGAACATGGGGCACTAGAGTGGTTGGCCTTACCCTGCTAGTAATTGGTGCTATGGGGATTAAGGAAGCTTCAGAAGTGCCTGCTCCATGTGTTGCCTTAGAAAATGGTGAATGTGATGTCGGCGGCGTCTATGAATCGCGTGATAGTAATCCTGTAGTAGGAAAGAAGAAGATTGGTTTTGCTACTTTTGCCACTGGAATAGTTCATGGACTGCAACCAGACGCTCTGATGATGGTGTTGCCTGCCCTTGCTCTGCCTTCACGCGTGGCTGGTGCTGCATTTCTCATTATGTTCTTATTTGGAACTGTGGTTGCAATGGGGAGCTACACGGTATTTATTGGTTCGTGTAGCGAGGCACTAAAAGATAGAATACCTAGAATAACCGAGAAACTTACTTGGGCTTCTTCTCTTGTTGCAATAGCCCTTGGATTTGCCATCATCATTAGCCAGTTTTTTGGATTTAGCCTTTATTAG